In one window of Scyliorhinus canicula chromosome 17, sScyCan1.1, whole genome shotgun sequence DNA:
- the LOC119951197 gene encoding gastrula zinc finger protein XlCGF26.1-like, which translates to MEKPWKCEDCGKGFTFPCQLEIHQRSHTGERPFTCSQCEKGFTIIGSLRIHERVHTGERPFTCSDCGKGFTQLSSLQGHQRVHTGERPFTCSQCGKGFTQICSLQRHQRVHTGEWPYTCSQCEKGFSDIGTLRKHERVHTGERPFTCSDCGKGFLQLSSLQSHQRVHTGERPFTCSQCEKGFSDIRNLWKHERVHTGERPFPCSQCEKRFTALGNLRRHERVHTGKRPFTCSDCGKGFTQLSNLRTHRRVHTGERPFTCSDCGKGFTRLSKLQRHQRVHTGERPFTCSQCEKGFTDIGNLRRHERGHTGERPFICSDCGKGFTQLSGLQRHQQVHTGERPFTCSDCGKGFTRLSNLQVHQRVHTGEWPFTCSQCEKGFSDIGSLRRHERVHTGERPFTCSQCEKGFTDIFNLRRHERVHTGERPFSCTVCDKRFTELSSLRKRNVTHTASRPFKCSDCRRGFKSSQLLMSHQRIHSEERPFSCSHCTKSFRTSSNLMKHERGHTGESPFTSPTGKRFTRSSLAEPQCHSHQ; encoded by the coding sequence atggagaaaccatggaaatgtgaggattgtgggaagggattcacattcccatgccagctggaaatacatcaacgcagtcacactggagagaggcctttcacctgctctcagtgtgaaaagggattcactaTCATTGGCAGCCTGCGGATACAcgaacgtgttcacactggggagaggccattcacctgctctgactgtgggaagggattcactcagttatccagcctgcagggacaccagagagttcacactggggagaggccgttcacctgctctcagtgtgggaagggattcactcagatatgcagcctgcagagacaccagagagttcacaccggAGAATGGCCttacacctgctctcagtgtgaaaagggattcagtGACATTGGCACCCTGCGGAAACACGaacgagttcatactggggagaggccgttcacctgctctgactgtgggaagggattccttcagttatccagcctgcagagccaccagagagttcacactggagagaggccattcacctgctctcagtgtgaaaagggattcagtGACATTCGCAACCTGTGGAAACACGaacgagttcatactggggagaggcctttcccctgctctcagtgtgaaaagagaTTCACTGCCTTGggcaacctgcggagacacgaacgagtccacactgggaagaggccgttcacctgctctgactgtgggaagggattcactcagttatccaacctgcggacacaccgtcgggttcacactggggagaggccgttcacctgctctgactgtgggaagggattcactcggttatccaaactgcagaggcaccagagagttcacactggagagaggcctttcacctgctctcagtgtgaaaagggattcactgacattggcaacctgcggagacacgaacgaggtcacactggggagaggccgttcatctgctctgactgtgggaagggattcactcagttatccggcctgcagagacaccagcaagttcacactggggagaggccgttcacctgctctgactgtgggaagggattcactcggttatccaacctgcaggttcaccagagagttcacaccggagaatggccattcacctgctctcagtgtgaaaagggattcagtGACATTGGCAGCCTGCGGCGAcacgaacgagttcacactggggagaggcctttcacctgctctcagtgtgaaaagggattcactgacattttcaacctgcggagacacgaacgagttcacactggggagaggccattcagctgcactgtgtgtgataagAGATTCACTGAATTATCCAGCCTGCGGAAACGCAATGTCACTCACACCGCGAGCAggccctttaaatgctctgactgcagGAGGGGTTTCAAAAGCTCTCAGCTACTAATGTCCCACCAGCGCATTCActctgaggagagaccgttcagctgctctcactgcacaaagagctTTAGAACCTCATCCAACCTGATGAAACACGAGCGAGGTCACACCGGGGAGAGCCCATTCACCTCTCCAACTGGGAAAAGATTTACTCGATCATCACTTGCTGAgccacaatgtcactcacaccaatga